One window of the Labeo rohita strain BAU-BD-2019 chromosome 9, IGBB_LRoh.1.0, whole genome shotgun sequence genome contains the following:
- the stat4 gene encoding signal transducer and activator of transcription 4 isoform X2 has translation MSQWKQIQQLDIKFLEQVDYFYDDNFPMELRQVLANWIESQDWETASNHESMATVLFNNFLIQLERQCSQEQNFLHRHNLKRIFHQIQVKYKANPLHMAAVICNCLREERRILSTASMQEQGPLEKSMQNSAALEKQKVLDNKVAVIRSSVQMLDQGVKYLEDMQDDFDFRYKTLQLRDPVERNSLTMKQEVTTLQEILNRLDFKRKEILSKIADVIKEIDALISSQLNPELKEWKRRQQIACIGGPVLIGLDQLQNWFTLTAQSLFQIKRQLDKLGELILKVTYESDPIPLQRPQMEEQVKYLIYHLIKSSFVVEKQPCMPTHPQKPLIIKTQVQFTTKVRLLVKLPEVDYQLKVKTTFDKDLPPGKVNRQFFILTNNTKVMDVEESTGCLSVEFRHLLKERKCPTGGKGNEGPLSVTEELHSLNFEAMLMLQGLDIDLETCSLPLVVISNVSQLPGGWASVMWYNLLTDDPKNLGFFSNPLRASWSQLSEVLSWQFSSFAGRGLNKEQLNMLGDKLLGQHASYNDCQVTWSKFWKENIPGKSFSFWLWLDSILDLIKKHLLPVWIDGYIMGFVSKEMERALLKEKEPGTFLLRFSESHLGGITFTWVEQDENGDPKFISVEPYTKNRLNALPIADIIRDYKVIADGVVPENPLKFLYPDIPKDEAFGKHYNSQQNKVCPYIQTQLVPISHRNGPVQNACSSPEPPHVPWNV, from the exons ATGAGTCAATGGAAACAAATCCAGCAACTGGATATTAAGTTCCTCGAACAGGTGGACTATTTTTATGATGACAACTTTCCAATGGAGCTGAGGCAGGTGCTGGCCAACTGGATTGAAAGCCAGGACTG GGAAACAGCTTCAAACCATGAATCTATGGCTACTGTACTCTTCAATAACTTCCTTATTCAACTGGAAAGACAGTGTTCACAGGAGCAGAACTTTCTTCACAGACACAACCTCAAGAGAATATTTCATCAGATACAG GTAAAATACAAAGCAAATCCTCTACACATGGCCGCTGTCATCTGTAACTGCCTGAGGGAAGAAAGACGCATCTTATCCACGGCCAGCATGCAAGAACAG GGACCACTTGAGAAGTCAATGCAAAACTCAGCCGCCTTGGAGAAGCAGAAAGTTCTTGACAACAAAGTGGCAGTCATAAGAAGCAGCGTTCAG ATGCTGGACCAGGGTGTGAAGTATCTGGAGGACatgcaggacgattttgacTTTCGCTACAAAACACTTCAACTTCGAG ATCCAGTTGAGAGAAACTCTTTAACAATGAAGCAAGAAGTCACTACACTTCAGGAAATACTGAACCGTCTGGATTTCAAAAGAAAG GAGATTTTGTCAAAGATTGCAGATGTTATAAAGGAGATCGATGCCCTGATTTCCTCCCAGCTCAACCCTGAGCTTAAGGAATGGAAACGGAGACAACAGATCGCCTGCATCGGAGGACCGGTTCTCATCGGACTGGACCAGCTCCAGAACTG GTTTACCCTGACAGCCCAGAGTCTTTTCCAGATTAAAAGACAGCTGGACAAACTGGGTGAGCTGATCCTCAAAGTCACTTACGAGAGTGATCCAATCCCTCTCCAGAGACCTCAAATGGAGGAGCAAGTCAAATACCTCATCTATCACCTCATTAAAAG CTCATTTGTTGTGGAGAAGCAGCCCTGCATGCCTACACACCCCCAGAAACCTCTAATCATCAAAACACAGGTGCAGTTTACCACCAAGGTCAG attACTGGTTAAACTACCTGAGGTGGATTATCAACTCAAAGTCAAGACGACATTCGATAA AGACCTTCCACCAGGCAAAGT GAACAGACAGTTCTTCATCCTCACCAACAACACCAAAGTAATGGATGTTGAGGAGTCGACCGGATGTCTTTCTGTAGAGTTCAGGCATCTG ctgaaagaaagaaagtgtccTACAGGAGGAAAAGGGAATGAG GGTCCTCTGTCAGTAACAGAGGAGTTACACTCTCTCAATTTCGAGGCCATGCTGATGTTACAGGGCCTGGATATTGATCTTGAG ACTTGCTCTTTGCCACTGGTGGTCATTTCCAACGTCAGTCAGCTTCCAGGAGGCTGGGCCTCTGTCATGTGGTATAACCTGCTAACTGATGACCCCAAG AACCTTGGATTCTTCAGTAACCCTTTGCGGGCAAGCTGGAGTCAACTCTCAGAGGTACTCAGCTGGCAGTTCTCAAGTTTCGCAGGCCGAGGACTTAACAAAGAGCAGCTTAACATGCTGGGGGATAAACTACTGG GTCAACATGCTTCTTATAATGACTGCCAAGTTACTTGGTCCAAGTTCTGGAAG gaaaacattcctgGCAAGTCATTTAGTTTTTGGCTGTGGCTGGACTCGATCTTGGATCTtattaagaaacatttacttcctgtttggatTGATGG TTACATAATGGGATTTGTGAGTAAAGAGATGGAACGTGCTTTACTGAAGGAGAAGGAGCCAGGGACATTTCTGCTACGCTTTAGTGAAAGTCACCTTGGAGGAATCACCTTTACTTGGGTTGAGCAGGATGAAAATG GAGACCCAAAGTTCATCTCTGTAGAGCCATACACGAAAAACCGTCTCAACGCCTTGCCCATTGCTGATATAATACGGGACTATAAAGTCATTGCAGATGGTGTTGTCCCAGAGAATCCTCTGAAGTTCCTTTACCCTGACATTCCAAAAGATGAGGCTTTTGGGAAACATTACAACAGCCAGCAAAACAAAG TTTGCCCTTACATTCAAACGCAGTTAGTTCCAATTTCCCATCGGAA TGGTCCAGTCCAAAATGCATGTTCCTCTCCTGAACCCCCCCATGTCCCCTGGAATGTTTGA
- the stat4 gene encoding signal transducer and activator of transcription 4 isoform X1 codes for MSQWKQIQQLDIKFLEQVDYFYDDNFPMELRQVLANWIESQDWETASNHESMATVLFNNFLIQLERQCSQEQNFLHRHNLKRIFHQIQVKYKANPLHMAAVICNCLREERRILSTASMQEQGPLEKSMQNSAALEKQKVLDNKVAVIRSSVQMLDQGVKYLEDMQDDFDFRYKTLQLRDPVERNSLTMKQEVTTLQEILNRLDFKRKEILSKIADVIKEIDALISSQLNPELKEWKRRQQIACIGGPVLIGLDQLQNWFTLTAQSLFQIKRQLDKLGELILKVTYESDPIPLQRPQMEEQVKYLIYHLIKSSFVVEKQPCMPTHPQKPLIIKTQVQFTTKVRLLVKLPEVDYQLKVKTTFDKDLPPGKVNRQFFILTNNTKVMDVEESTGCLSVEFRHLQLKERKCPTGGKGNEGPLSVTEELHSLNFEAMLMLQGLDIDLETCSLPLVVISNVSQLPGGWASVMWYNLLTDDPKNLGFFSNPLRASWSQLSEVLSWQFSSFAGRGLNKEQLNMLGDKLLGQHASYNDCQVTWSKFWKENIPGKSFSFWLWLDSILDLIKKHLLPVWIDGYIMGFVSKEMERALLKEKEPGTFLLRFSESHLGGITFTWVEQDENGDPKFISVEPYTKNRLNALPIADIIRDYKVIADGVVPENPLKFLYPDIPKDEAFGKHYNSQQNKVCPYIQTQLVPISHRNGPVQNACSSPEPPHVPWNV; via the exons ATGAGTCAATGGAAACAAATCCAGCAACTGGATATTAAGTTCCTCGAACAGGTGGACTATTTTTATGATGACAACTTTCCAATGGAGCTGAGGCAGGTGCTGGCCAACTGGATTGAAAGCCAGGACTG GGAAACAGCTTCAAACCATGAATCTATGGCTACTGTACTCTTCAATAACTTCCTTATTCAACTGGAAAGACAGTGTTCACAGGAGCAGAACTTTCTTCACAGACACAACCTCAAGAGAATATTTCATCAGATACAG GTAAAATACAAAGCAAATCCTCTACACATGGCCGCTGTCATCTGTAACTGCCTGAGGGAAGAAAGACGCATCTTATCCACGGCCAGCATGCAAGAACAG GGACCACTTGAGAAGTCAATGCAAAACTCAGCCGCCTTGGAGAAGCAGAAAGTTCTTGACAACAAAGTGGCAGTCATAAGAAGCAGCGTTCAG ATGCTGGACCAGGGTGTGAAGTATCTGGAGGACatgcaggacgattttgacTTTCGCTACAAAACACTTCAACTTCGAG ATCCAGTTGAGAGAAACTCTTTAACAATGAAGCAAGAAGTCACTACACTTCAGGAAATACTGAACCGTCTGGATTTCAAAAGAAAG GAGATTTTGTCAAAGATTGCAGATGTTATAAAGGAGATCGATGCCCTGATTTCCTCCCAGCTCAACCCTGAGCTTAAGGAATGGAAACGGAGACAACAGATCGCCTGCATCGGAGGACCGGTTCTCATCGGACTGGACCAGCTCCAGAACTG GTTTACCCTGACAGCCCAGAGTCTTTTCCAGATTAAAAGACAGCTGGACAAACTGGGTGAGCTGATCCTCAAAGTCACTTACGAGAGTGATCCAATCCCTCTCCAGAGACCTCAAATGGAGGAGCAAGTCAAATACCTCATCTATCACCTCATTAAAAG CTCATTTGTTGTGGAGAAGCAGCCCTGCATGCCTACACACCCCCAGAAACCTCTAATCATCAAAACACAGGTGCAGTTTACCACCAAGGTCAG attACTGGTTAAACTACCTGAGGTGGATTATCAACTCAAAGTCAAGACGACATTCGATAA AGACCTTCCACCAGGCAAAGT GAACAGACAGTTCTTCATCCTCACCAACAACACCAAAGTAATGGATGTTGAGGAGTCGACCGGATGTCTTTCTGTAGAGTTCAGGCATCTG CagctgaaagaaagaaagtgtccTACAGGAGGAAAAGGGAATGAG GGTCCTCTGTCAGTAACAGAGGAGTTACACTCTCTCAATTTCGAGGCCATGCTGATGTTACAGGGCCTGGATATTGATCTTGAG ACTTGCTCTTTGCCACTGGTGGTCATTTCCAACGTCAGTCAGCTTCCAGGAGGCTGGGCCTCTGTCATGTGGTATAACCTGCTAACTGATGACCCCAAG AACCTTGGATTCTTCAGTAACCCTTTGCGGGCAAGCTGGAGTCAACTCTCAGAGGTACTCAGCTGGCAGTTCTCAAGTTTCGCAGGCCGAGGACTTAACAAAGAGCAGCTTAACATGCTGGGGGATAAACTACTGG GTCAACATGCTTCTTATAATGACTGCCAAGTTACTTGGTCCAAGTTCTGGAAG gaaaacattcctgGCAAGTCATTTAGTTTTTGGCTGTGGCTGGACTCGATCTTGGATCTtattaagaaacatttacttcctgtttggatTGATGG TTACATAATGGGATTTGTGAGTAAAGAGATGGAACGTGCTTTACTGAAGGAGAAGGAGCCAGGGACATTTCTGCTACGCTTTAGTGAAAGTCACCTTGGAGGAATCACCTTTACTTGGGTTGAGCAGGATGAAAATG GAGACCCAAAGTTCATCTCTGTAGAGCCATACACGAAAAACCGTCTCAACGCCTTGCCCATTGCTGATATAATACGGGACTATAAAGTCATTGCAGATGGTGTTGTCCCAGAGAATCCTCTGAAGTTCCTTTACCCTGACATTCCAAAAGATGAGGCTTTTGGGAAACATTACAACAGCCAGCAAAACAAAG TTTGCCCTTACATTCAAACGCAGTTAGTTCCAATTTCCCATCGGAA TGGTCCAGTCCAAAATGCATGTTCCTCTCCTGAACCCCCCCATGTCCCCTGGAATGTTTGA
- the stat1b gene encoding signal transducer and activator of transcription 1b — MSLWSQLQLLDSLYLEQVDQLYDEAFPMEIRQYLSQWIESHDWESVASNVSLATLRFHELLNQLDEHYSRLGLGNNFLLQHNIRKIKRNLQEHFQEDPVHMAMIIASTLNEERKILQAALSSQATGGSSTGSITMEQQNVLGNKVNNLKTTVQEIEQNIQVLEDVQDEYDFKRNTLQSRVEHEMNGQITKEIQQEEMAIKQMFVGLSMKRQLVIKDIANALTLAEQIQLTLISDELPEWKKRQQMACIGGPPNACLDQLQSWFTVVAECLQQIRQQLKKVQELVQKFTYNNDPLTLGKSQLDEQALSLFRNIILNSLVVERQPCMPTHPQRPLVIKTGVQFTVKIRSLVKLPELNCQLKIKVSIDKDLTEKDTVKGCRKFNILGTFSKIMNLEESSGCLAAEFRHLQLKEMKCNNRTNEAPLIISEELHILNFETELIQPELCVDLSITSLPIVVISHVNQLPSAWGSILWYNMCCSEPHNLTFFLNPPPVKWGQFSKILSWQFSSVTKRALNSEQLTTLADKLLGPEAQGDHEGLINWNTFCKMSPNERGVPFWLWIDGILDLIKRHLLNIWNDGYIIGFLSKEREKALLRDKLPGTFLLRFSETCRDGGITITWVECSQDGEPKTHSVKPYTKSDLASISLPNVIRDYTLTAAEKIPVNPLIYLFPDIPKEEAFGRYYTSSSDDTEEMEIDTPRSYIRPYIGRRMISVSNEPFSRPHKC, encoded by the exons ATGTCACTCTGGAGCCAGCTGCAGCTGCTGGACTCTCTGTATTTAGAGCAGGTAGACCAGCTTTACGATGAGGCTTTTCCAATGGAAATCCGACAGTATCTCAGTCAGTGGATTGAGAGTCATGACTG GGAATCCGTTGCAAGTAACGTGTCTTTGGCAACCCTGCGCTTCCATGAACTCTTGAACCAACTGGATGAGCACTACAGCCGTCTCGGCCTAGGGAACAACTTTCTTTTACAGCATAACATACGCAAAATCAAGCGCAACCTACAG GAGCACTTCCAGGAGGATCCTGTTCACATGGCTATGATCATAGCTAGCACTCTGAACGAAGAGAGAAAGATACTGCAAGCTGCACTTAGTTCTCAA GCTACAGGTGGCTCATCAACGGGGAGTATCACGATGGAACAGCAAAATGTGTTGGGCAATAAAGTCAACAATTTGAAAACGACTGTGCAG GAAATAGAACAGAATATTCAGGTTCTGGAGGATGTGCAAGATGAGTACGACTTCAAGAGAAACACCCTGCAAAGTCGAG tggaACACGAAATGAACGGCCAGATAACAAAAGAGATCCAGCAGGAGGAAATGGcaattaaacaaatgtttgttgGGCTGAGTATGAAAAGACAG TTGGTGATAAAAGACATCGCTAATGCACTGACTCTAGCGGAGCAGATCCAGCTCACACTCATATCAGATGAGTTACCTGAGTGGAAGAAGAGACAGCAGATGGCTTGCATCGGTGGGCCACCGAATGCCTGTCTGGACCAATTGCAGAGCTG GTTCACGGTGGTGGCGGAGTGTCTGCAGCAGATCCGTCAGCAGCTGAAGAAAGTTCAAGAATTGGTGCAGAAATTCACCTACAACAACGACCCCCTCACTCTGGGCAAGAGCCAGCTGGATGAGCAGGCTCTTTCACTCTTCAGAAACATTATATTAAA TTCTCTTGTGGTGGAGAGACAGCCTTGTATGCCTACACATCCTCAGAGACCCTTGGTGATAAAAACAGGAGTTCAATTCACAGTCAAGATCAG atCACTAGTTAAACTCCCTGAACTGAACTGTCagctcaaaataaaagtctctaTTGACAA AGATTTAACAGAGAAAGACACAGTAAAAGG ATGTAGGAAATTCAACATTTTAGGAACGTTTTCTAAAATTATGAACTTAGAGGAATCCAGTGGATGTCTAGCAGCTGAATTTCGTCATTTG CAATTGAAAGAGATGAAATGCAACAACAGAACCAATGAG GCTCCTCTCATCATTTCTGAGGAGCTGCATATACTTAACTTTGAAACGGAACTCATTCAGCCAGAACTGTGTGTTGATTTATCG aTCACATCTCTTCCTATTGTGGTGATCTCCCACGTGAATCAGTTACCTAGCGCTTGGGGCTCCATTTTATGGTACAACATGTGCTGCAGTGAACCCCAC AATCTGACGTTCTTCTTAAATCCGCCACCAGTGAAATGGGGGCAGTTTTCGAAGATCTTAAGCTGGCAGTTTTCTTCTGTGACTAAACGAGCGCTAAACTCTGAGCAGCTGACAACACTAGCTGACAAACTTCTTG GTCCTGAAGCCCAAGGCGACCATGAAGGACTCATCAACTGGAATACATTTTGTAAG ATGTCTCCTAATGAGAGGGGTGTACCATTCTGGCTGTGGATAGATGGAATTTTAGACCTTATTAAAAGACACCTGCTCAACATCTGGAATGATGG GTATATTATAGGGTTTCTGAGTAAAGAGCGAGAGAAAGCTTTGCTGAGAGACAAACTCCCGGGCACTTTCCTTCTGCGCTTCAGTGAAACCTGTAGAGACGGAGGAATCACCATCACATGGGTGGAGTGTTCACAGGATG GTGAACCTAAGACGCATTCAGTGAAGCCCTACACTAAATCAGATCTTGCGTCCATTTCCTTGCCTAACGTCATCCGCGACTACACCCTCACTGCTGCAGAGAAGATTCCAGTCAATCCCCTCATCTACCTTTTCCCAGATATTCCAAAAGAGGAAGCCTTTGGTCGCTACTATACCAGCTCTTCTGATG ATACAGAAGAGATGGAGATAGACACACCTAGGTCATATATCAGGCCATATATTGGCAGACGCATGATTTCTGTGTCAAATGA acCTTTTTCAAGACCCCATAAGTGTTAG